The nucleotide window GTTCTCCTCGTTGCCGACCGCCACGTGGGTCAGCCCGAACGGCGCCGGGTGACCCATCCGGGCGCGCAGGGCGCCCCACTGCGAGCTCGCCGGCCCGTTGGCGAACTCGATCAGGTCCAGGGTGTCCTGGATGTGGCGCTGCAACAGCGCCGGGTCGTCGGTCGCCCGGTTCTGCCCGCAGCCGGTGACCAGCGCGGGAACCACCGGCAGCGGCATGGCGCCGATGTCCTCGGAGAACTGGAAGTACTCGTAGTAGCCCAGGCCGTACGACTGGTGGTATCCCCAGAAGTTGGCGTTGGCGGCGCGGGTCTCGACCGGCCCGACGGTGTCCTTCCACTGGTAGGAGCGGGCCCGGGGGAAGTTCGAGGCCGCGTCGTAGCCGTAGTGGCTGCCGGTGTTGACCAGGCAGCCGCCGGGGAAGCGCACGAAGCCGGGCCGCAGCGCCGCGATCTTCTCGGCGAGATCCCGGCGCAGCCCGTGGTTCTTGTAGGTGTCGCGGGGCATCAGGGAGACCATGTCGAGGCGCAGGGTCCCGGTCCCGCCGGCCAGGACCGCGAGGCGGCCCGCGTCGGTGGTCCGGCTCGCCCGCACCGGTACGGCGTAACGGGTCCAGCCGTCGCCCCGCACGGTCAGTTCGGCGGGCGCGGCCAGTGGTTCGCCCGCGGCGTCGCGCAGGACGACGGTCACCGGCGTGCCGGCGGGGGAGTCGCTGCGTGCCCAGAGCGAGAAGTCGTAGGTGGCGCCGCGCCGCACCGCGAACCCGGTGTTCCAGCCGGAGTTGGTCACGCCGTAGCGCCCGCCGTCCGGGCTGGTCAGGGCGAGCTTGAGGTAGGTGCGGTTGCGCTCGTTGAGGCGGTCGGCGTCGTTGACCGTCGACGCGCTGCCGGTGCCGCCGGACTCGCCGCCGGGCGTCCAGGCGGTCAGCCCGCGGTAGGACGTGTTGTCCGCCGGGAGGAACTCGAACGAGCGGTTGCGGACCAGCTCGGCGTAGAGGCCGCCGTCGGCCGCGAAGTTGATGTCCTCGAAGAACACCCCGTACATGGAGCCGGCGATCGCGGGGCCGGTGGCCGCCGGGTCGACCGTGATCGTGTAGTCGGGCGCGGCGGCCGGCGCCTCGGCCAGGACCGGTGCGGCCCCGCCGGTCGCGGCGACCAGCACCACGGCGGCGACGAGTCCGAGGAGTGCGCGTGACGGGGACATCCATGTCCTCCAGATGTGAACGTTAACAACGCGCGTCGATTATCATCGATGTGTCACGCGCCGTCAATGCTCCGGTTACCCGGCCGGCCAGGCGCCCCGGGCCGCGTACACGTCGCGGAGTACCGCGGTCCGGTCGGTCATGATGCCGTCCACGCCGAGGTCGAGCAGCCGGTGCATCTCGGCCGGGTCGTCGACCGTCCACACGTGCACCTGCAGGCCCAGCCGGTGTGCCCGGCCCACGAACCTGCGGTCGACGACGGTCACCGGTCCGAACCGCGCCGGTACCTGCGCCGCGGCCGCCGACGCCGGAAGCCGCAGCCGGGTGCCGGCCACCGAGGAGACCCGCAGGCGCAGCACCTCGCGCTGGCCGAGGGACGTCGCGATCCCGGGCCCCGCCAGGGCGCGGACCCGGGCCAGCCGGGCGTCACTGAACGAGGCGAGCAGGACCCGGTCCCCGGCGCCGGCCCGGCGGACCGCCTCCACCGTCGGCCCGGCGGCGTCGTCGGCCTTGACGTCGATGTTGAAGCGGACCTGTGGCCACGCGGCGAGGACGTCGTCCAGGCGGGGCACCGCTCCGGCCCCGCCGACCCGCAGCGTGGCCAGGTCGGCCCAGCGCAGGTCGGCCACCCGGCCCGCGGTACCGGTCAGGCGCCGCAGCGACGGGTCGTGGAACACCACGGGTACGCCGTCCGCGGTCGCGTGCACGTCCGTCTCCACGTACCGGTAGCCCAGCGCGACCGCCCGGCCGAACGCCTCGGCGGTGTTCTCGTCGCCCTCGGCGGCGCCGCCGCGGTGCGCGAACGCCAGCGGGACGGGCGAGTCGAGATAGCGGAAGCGGACGCCTACAGACACGCGTCGTCCAGGTCGGCGAGCAGGGTGTCACGGCTCTCCAGCAGGTCGAACCAGGTCGTGGTCCGCGGCAGCTCGTGGGCGAAGAAGTAGCGGGCCGCGAGGCGCTTGCCGTCGTAGAAGGCGCCCTCGCGGCCGGCCGCCGCCGTCGCCTGCTCCAGCCACATCCACGCGACGACCAGGTGGCCGGCCGCGTTCAGGTACGCGGTCGAGTTGGCCAGCGCGGTCGTCGGGTCCGCGTCCGACCACAGCTTTCCGGTGACCTCGACCAGGCGCGCGCAGCCGGCCTCGAGCCGCTCCGCCATCCACCCGAGCTCGGCCGGCGCGCGTACCGCGGCCTCGCGGATCTTGCCGACCAGCAGGCTCAGGCCCGCGCCGTCGCGCATCGTCACCTTGCGGCCGAGCAGGTCGAGGCCCTGGATGCCGTCGGTGCCCTCGTGGATCGGGTTGAGCCGGTTGTCGCGGTAGAACTGCTCGACCGGGTACTCGCGGGTGTATCCGTAGCCGCCGTGCACCTGGATGGCGTGGTCGTTGGCCTTCAGGCACCACCGCGACGGCCAGGCCTTCACGATCGGCGTCAGCATGTCCAGCAGCAGCGCGGCCTCGGCGGCCTCGGCGGTGTCGCCGGTGTGCTGCTCGTCGACGAGCCTGGCGGCGTACAGGATGAGGGCCAGGCCGCCCTCGACGTAGGTCTTGGACGCCAGGAGCATCCGGCGTACGTCCGGGTGCCGGATGATCGGCACGGGCGGCGCGGCCGGGTCCTTGCCGGCCACCGGCCGGCCCTGCACCCGCTCCCGGGCGTAGGCGAGCGCGTGCAGGTAGCCGGTGTAGCCGAGGGCGACCGCGCCGGCGCCGACGCCGATTCGTGCCGCGTTCATCATCTGGAACATGTAGGCCAGGCCCCGGCCCTCCTCGCCGACCAGGAAGCCCTCGCTGTCGGTGAAGGAGAGTGCGGCGTTCGTGGTGCCGCGGAAGCCCATCTTGTGGTTCAGCCCGACCAGGTCCACGCCGTTGCGCCGCCCGGGCACGCCGTCGGGGCCGACCACGTGCTTGGGCACGATGAACAGCGACAGGCCCTTGACGCCGGGCGGCGCGCCGGCGGCGCGGGCCAGCACCAGGTGCACGATCGTCTCGCTCAGCTCGTGGTCGCCGCCGGAGATCCACATCTTGCTGCCGGTGATCCGGTAGGTGCCGTCGCCCGCGGGCACCGCGCGGGTGGTGACGTCGCTCAGCGAGGAGCCGGCCTGCGGCTCGGACAGGCACATGGTGCCGGTGAACCGGCCCTCGACCATCGGAGCGACGAACCGCGCCACGTGCTCCGGCGCCGCGTAGGTCCGCAACAGGTTCGCGTTGCCCATGGTCAGCATCGGGTACGCGGAGGTGGCGATGTTCGCGGCCTGGAACCAGGCGAAGCAGGCCCGGTGCACGACGTGCGGGAGCTGGAGCCCGCCGTCCTCGGCGTCCAGCCCGCCGGCCAGCAGACCGGACTCGTTGAACGCGGTCAGCGCCGCCTTGACCTCGGGGATCACGTGCGCCTTCCCGTCGGCGAAGCGCGGCTCTTCGGTGTCGCCGCGCTTGTTGTGCGTGGCGAACTCGCGCTCGGCGATCTGCGCGGAGACCTGGAGGAACGCGTCGAACGTCTCCCGGGAGTGCTCGGCGAAGCGTGGCCGCGCGGTCAGCGACTCGACGTCGAGCCATTCGTAGAGCAGGAACTCGAGATCACGCTGCGAGAGGATGTTGGACACCGTGGTAACCGCCGTTTCGCGTTCGGGCACGTCGCCTCACACTAACGGCGCTTTCTCCAGTCAT belongs to Amorphoplanes digitatis and includes:
- a CDS encoding glycerophosphodiester phosphodiesterase, producing MSVGVRFRYLDSPVPLAFAHRGGAAEGDENTAEAFGRAVALGYRYVETDVHATADGVPVVFHDPSLRRLTGTAGRVADLRWADLATLRVGGAGAVPRLDDVLAAWPQVRFNIDVKADDAAGPTVEAVRRAGAGDRVLLASFSDARLARVRALAGPGIATSLGQREVLRLRVSSVAGTRLRLPASAAAAQVPARFGPVTVVDRRFVGRAHRLGLQVHVWTVDDPAEMHRLLDLGVDGIMTDRTAVLRDVYAARGAWPAG
- a CDS encoding acyl-CoA dehydrogenase, whose amino-acid sequence is MPERETAVTTVSNILSQRDLEFLLYEWLDVESLTARPRFAEHSRETFDAFLQVSAQIAEREFATHNKRGDTEEPRFADGKAHVIPEVKAALTAFNESGLLAGGLDAEDGGLQLPHVVHRACFAWFQAANIATSAYPMLTMGNANLLRTYAAPEHVARFVAPMVEGRFTGTMCLSEPQAGSSLSDVTTRAVPAGDGTYRITGSKMWISGGDHELSETIVHLVLARAAGAPPGVKGLSLFIVPKHVVGPDGVPGRRNGVDLVGLNHKMGFRGTTNAALSFTDSEGFLVGEEGRGLAYMFQMMNAARIGVGAGAVALGYTGYLHALAYARERVQGRPVAGKDPAAPPVPIIRHPDVRRMLLASKTYVEGGLALILYAARLVDEQHTGDTAEAAEAALLLDMLTPIVKAWPSRWCLKANDHAIQVHGGYGYTREYPVEQFYRDNRLNPIHEGTDGIQGLDLLGRKVTMRDGAGLSLLVGKIREAAVRAPAELGWMAERLEAGCARLVEVTGKLWSDADPTTALANSTAYLNAAGHLVVAWMWLEQATAAAGREGAFYDGKRLAARYFFAHELPRTTTWFDLLESRDTLLADLDDACL